One genomic window of Haloarchaeobius salinus includes the following:
- a CDS encoding OsmC family protein, producing the protein MTDDQQLMHGIDLETLGEFAEHAATEPEAVQLGLGASATYEGTAAHSLAKIDSYELGGDTIARETREYTVPYGGWKEVLDAGGWVGATDRIEPVEAALSALAACINVGITINAAANGVEIDHLRTDVRTDFDPAVLFSLAELAEADSVFQNLTAEVEIEGPDLDPDMVDEWARRAPVYTLVSLAQDVEVSLETPVEAADD; encoded by the coding sequence ATGACCGACGACCAGCAGCTCATGCACGGAATCGACCTGGAGACACTCGGCGAGTTCGCCGAGCACGCGGCCACCGAGCCCGAGGCGGTCCAGCTCGGACTCGGCGCGTCGGCGACCTACGAGGGGACGGCGGCCCACAGCCTGGCGAAGATAGATTCGTACGAGCTCGGCGGCGACACCATCGCCCGCGAGACCCGCGAGTACACCGTCCCGTACGGCGGCTGGAAGGAGGTGCTCGACGCAGGCGGGTGGGTCGGGGCGACCGACCGGATCGAACCGGTCGAGGCGGCACTGTCGGCGCTGGCAGCCTGCATCAACGTCGGTATCACCATCAACGCCGCCGCCAACGGCGTCGAGATCGACCACCTCCGGACGGACGTCCGGACCGACTTCGACCCCGCGGTCCTGTTCAGTCTCGCGGAGCTCGCCGAGGCCGACTCGGTGTTCCAGAACCTGACGGCGGAGGTCGAGATCGAGGGGCCGGACCTCGACCCGGACATGGTCGACGAGTGGGCCCGGCGGGCCCCCGTCTACACGCTCGTCTCCCTCGCACAGGACGTCGAGGTGAGCCTCGAGACGCCCGTCGAGGCGGCCGACGACTGA